In Papaver somniferum cultivar HN1 unplaced genomic scaffold, ASM357369v1 unplaced-scaffold_135, whole genome shotgun sequence, one DNA window encodes the following:
- the LOC113334216 gene encoding uncharacterized protein LOC113334216 yields the protein MAGHDSNGASWADQWDYSNPDPVSENKKSRKNTVTLGGGGEGTRKKIGDGLEKTKGVAVSGAKKVKEGASLGFQWVKDKYNKRTQKQ from the coding sequence ATGGCAGGACACGATTCAAATGGTGCATCATGGGCTGATCAATGGGATTACAGCAATCCAGATCCGGTATCTGAAAACAAGAAGAGCAGGAAAAATACTGTGACCCTTGGTGGTGGGGGTGAAGGAACTAGGAAGAAAATTGGAGATGGTTTGGAGAAAACTAAAGGAGTTGCGGTAAGCGGTGCTAAGAAAGTTAAAGAAGGTGCATCTTTGGGGTTTCAGTGGGTCAAAGATAAGTACAACAAGAGAACTCAAAAACAGTAG